A region from the Oncorhynchus tshawytscha isolate Ot180627B linkage group LG26, Otsh_v2.0, whole genome shotgun sequence genome encodes:
- the LOC112225622 gene encoding methyl-CpG-binding domain protein 5 isoform X2, which produces MNRTKKYEGLCSEGKPPAEVPIGWQRRITHSGVVYISPSGSVLACLEQVKSYLLTDGTCKCGLECPLTVHEIFSFDPGAAVKHRMAEDARADTDFTKLCIHKRKIIATATLHRNMESLHPSLALASHGSGTGSVTVGPMSHPAIKNNMYDGPPNKMTIPGQRYYNHELGSPQRDPYSGYSRTRLVGSDRCSQQRSPYRIRHSVLLSPSSSTSCGSQHYGDGTPSPRTELLGSPEPNMLGFHGACSPGSALMNGDRFTPLSPPSVLLHGSPSATQPSCAIAGRTNVPVNAKSPNMQKPFYSFPHNNFQHKLQPACHPHPQSHLSLSQLPPSSEMDPLGILDPIPSKAPSQGPLVSNAHSQVPPMNVNIPPTSVPLPSNLPLPTGKSGHVGHGQRVQHHPTPSSVSSSPIVSPVHMAGPVLARMEESPHRSRCSSGSSEHGSFVHPTGLQVPCGGSKPLPRSPRASLGSPRPAMPPSSYKMDKLHHLNDNPNYLPGGMKSSLSRHSNSMCPPAPGSDSVLQRNHSVGMPLNKMLDQQNPASFPASSLLSAAAKAQLVNQNKHPDSAAAAGTEAHSGSGLGHPGLVGGGRGGNLDGHSTLNQRYLPNPGPLASEVQTGRAALRDKLMGMAQQREANRKRKLSNDVSGGGVNNDRAFDVLKHPMGGSGSSSASFPEPLRRMFQQGSLPPNTSMAQLLQSMSHQSAHNGPSHVGHSPARSSKSPFLEEALPHMSALQQSLRGPQLQGRTLVPFFQNMNNEGQISGQGLNTEQFNGPMNVMQDPALAGNVGVLGYGGRQHAAMGSMQDNPNSHQQQQFGHYQKPSQVQCNPHFRGRAGLPPMMSNGSVQALSKSVEVSSSLSCELRQAQEESLQSLIRSSQANTQQQLVQGLGRHSIQSQQLHRFQSQGSHPVAPLPGGAASNPMNSLLQRFQGGLPERIPQPNRAMMSQPGIMSMSQPSAPCLQESHREYQSPQGLHSGGGEVIDPIHREAMGMASKSTSNVITSAGGSSSFAATVVCEPVDLSHAVNSVIHTGPLRSYREPVPEHRHHPKVGRPRKKTPERNNIFSPVAMESPTRFHSPRRGAQRRQWDGEVAAKEQAGLWHDDEPLQLLSLAQGRNGTYPERPKGQAHLGPQDQTPLQVPSGMYAHMNGNGRDHTSGRPRHPSLSPPEGHFTKDSSLFNGHLNSQLDGQLNGHCYNR; this is translated from the exons ATGAACAGAACAAAGAAGTATGAAGGTCTGTGTTCTGAGGGGAAGCCCCCGGCTGAAGTCCCTATAGGTTGGCAGCGGAGGATCACCCACAGCGGGGTTGTCTACATAAG TCCCAGTGGCTCTGTGTTAGCCTGTCTGGAGCAGGTGAAGAGCTACTTGCTGACTGATGGCACCTGCAAGTGTGGCCTGGAGTGTCCTCTCACCGTTCACGAG atATTCAGCTTTGACCCCGGGGCGGCGGTCAAGCATAGGATGGCTGAGGATGCACGAGCCGATACCGATTTCACCAAGCTGTGTATCCACAAGAGGAAGATCATTGCCACGGCGACACTGCACAGGAACATGGAGTCACTGCACCCCTCGCTGGCTCTGGCTAGTCACGGTAGTGGCACTG GTTCGGTGACGGTGGGTCCTATGAGTCATCCAGCAATAAAGAACAATATGTACGATGGTCCACCCAACAAGATGACAATACCTGGTCAACGGTACTATAACCATGAACTGGGTTCTCCTCAGAGAGATCCGTACTCTGGTTACAGCAGGACAAGACTGGTGGGAAGTGATCGCTGTAGCCAACAACGGTCTCCCTATCGTATCCGCCACAGTGTCCTGCtcagcccctcctcctccacctcatgtGGCTCGCAGCATTATGGTGATGGGACTCCCTCCCCAAGGACTGAACTTCTGGGGAGTCCTGAGCCCAACATGCTTGGTTTTCATGGAGCTTGCAGCCCAGGCTCTGCCCTTATGAACGGTGATCGTTTTACACCTCTCTCACCACCTAGTGTTCTGCTCCACGGCTCGCCTTCGGCCACCCAGCCTTCGTGTGCCATAGCAGGAAGGACTAATGTACCTGTCAATGCCAAAAGCCCCAATATGCAGAAGCCCTTCTACAGCTTCCCCCACAACAACTTTCAACATAAGCTCCAGCCTGCATGCCATCCACACCCACAGTCGCACTTGTCCCTgtctcagctccctccctcctctgagaTGGACCCTCTTGGTATCCTGGACCCCATTCCAAGCAAGGCTCCAAGTCAGGGTCCCTTAGTGTCAAATGCCCATTCTCAGGTACCACCAATGAATGTAAACATCCCCCCTACCAGTGTCCCTTTGCCTAGCAACCTGCCTTTACCAACTGGGAAGTCTGGACATGTTGGGCATGGCCAGAGGGTCCAGCACCACCCTACCCCTTCATCGGTCTCGTCCTCGCCTATTGTGTCCCCGGTACATATGGCTGGGCCTGTCCTTGCCAGGATGGAGGAGTCACCCCACCGTTCACGTTGCTCCTCCGGATCTTCTGAACATGGGAGCTTCGTTCACCCCACGGGGCTCCAGGTTCCTTGTGGGGGTTCAAAGCCACTTCCCCGGTCCCCTCGGGCCTCCTTGGGGTCCCCTCGACCTGCAATGCCGCCAAGTTCATATAAGATGGACAAACTCCATCACTTGAACGATAACCCCAATTACCTGCCAGGGGGGATGAAAAGTAGTCTAAGCAGGCATTCCAACTCCATGTGCCCTCCAGCTCCTGGTTCTGATAGTGTCCTTCAAAGGAATCACTCGGTGGGAATGCCCCTTAACAAGATGCTAGATCAGCAGAATCCTGCTTCCTTCCCAGCCAGCAGTCTTCTGTCAGCCGCAGCCAAAGCACAGCTAGTGAATCAAAACAAACATCCCGACAGCGCAGCGGCTGCAGGCACAGAGGCTCACAGTGGCAGCGGTTTGGGACACCCAGGACTGGTTGGTGGAGGCAGAGGTGGGAACCTAGATGGACACAGCACTTTAAACCAGCGATATCTACCTAATCCTGGGCCATTGGCGAGCGAGGTTCAAACCGGAAGAGCAGCATTAAGAGACAAACTTATGGGTATGGCTCAGCAGAGAGAGGCGAATCGCAAGCGGAAACTGTCCAATGATGTCAGCGGTGGTGGCGTCAACAATGACAGGGCTTTCGACGTGCTCAAACATCCAATGGGTGGCTCAGGATCAAGTTCGGCTAGCTTTCCAGAGCCTTTGAGGAGAATGTTTCAGCAGGGTAGCCTGCCCCCAAACACCTCCATGGCCCAGCTACTCCAGTCCATGAGCCACCAGAGTGCCCATAATGGGCCAAGCCACGTGGGCCACAGCCCAGCCCGATCCAGCAAATCTCCCTTCTTGGAGGAAGCTTTGCCTCATATGTCAGCTTTACAGCAGAGCTTGCGGGGGCCTCAGCTCCAGGGCAGAACGTTGGTCCCTTTCTTCCAGAACATGAACAACGAAGGTCAGATTTCAGGCCAAGGTCTAAACACGGAGCAGTTTAACGGGCCAATGAACGTAATGCAGGATCCCGCCTTAGCTGGGAACGTTGGGGTGCTGGGTTACGGTGGTAGACAACATGCAGCCATGGGGTCAATGCAGGACAACCCAAACTCTCACCAGCAGCAGCAGTTTGgacattatcagaaaccatcccAGGTGCAATGCAACCCCCACTtcagaggcagggcaggattgCCTCCCATGATGTCCAATGGCAGTGTCCAAGCCCTCTCTAAGTCAG TTGAGGTCAGTAGTTCTCTGAGCTGTGAGCTGAGGCAGGCCCAAGAGGAGAGTCTCCAGTCTCTCATCAGGAGCAGCCAAGCCAATACACAGCAACAGCTTGTTCAGGGTCTGGGTCGTCACTCCATACAGAGCCAGCAGCTCCACAGGTTCCAGAGCCAGGGCTCCCATCCTGTTGCCCCTCTCCCTGGTGGTGCTGCCTCCAACCCCATGAACAGCCTCCTTCAGAGATTCCAG GGGGGTTTGCCTGAGAGGATTCCACAGCCCAACAGAGCTATGATGAGTCAACCGGGGATTATGTCCATGTCCCAACCCAGTGCCCCTTGCCTCCAGGAGAGTCATCGAGAATACCAGTCTCCTCAGGGCCTTCACAGTGGTGGGGGAGAAGTTATTGATCCTATCCACAGGGAAGCGATGGGCATGGCCAGCAAGAGCACGTCTAATGTCATTACATCAGCGGGTGGTAGCAGTTCCTTCGCTGCTACTGTTGTCTGCGAGCCTGTTGACCTCTCCCATGCGGTCAACTCTGTCATCCACACCGGCCCCCTCCGCTCATATCGGGAGCCAGTGCCGGAGCACCGACACCATCCCAAGGTGGGCCGGCCCCGCAAGAAGACCCCTGAACGGAACAACATCTTCTCCCCCGTTGCCATGGAATCTCCTACAAGATTCCATTCGCCTCGACGTGGAGCCCAGAGAAGACAATGGGACGGAGAGGTGGCGGCCAAGGAGCAGGCTGGTCTGTGGCATGATGACGAGCCCCTCCAACTGCTTTCCTTAGCCCAGGGCAGAAACGGCACCTACCCAGAAAGGCCCAAAGGTCAGGCCCACTTAGGCCCCCAGGATCAAACACCACTGCAAGTCCCCAGTGGTATGTATGCCCATATGAACGGCAACGGTAGGGATCACACCTCGGGAAGACCCAGACACCCCAGCCTGTCCCCACCAGAGGGCCACTTCACCAAGGACTCCAGCCTCTTCAACGGACATCTGAACAGCCAACTCGACGGCCAACTCAACGGGCACTGCTACAACAG GTAG
- the LOC112225622 gene encoding methyl-CpG-binding domain protein 5 isoform X1: MNRTKKYEGLCSEGKPPAEVPIGWQRRITHSGVVYISPSGSVLACLEQVKSYLLTDGTCKCGLECPLTVHEIFSFDPGAAVKHRMAEDARADTDFTKLCIHKRKIIATATLHRNMESLHPSLALASHGSGTGSVTVGPMSHPAIKNNMYDGPPNKMTIPGQRYYNHELGSPQRDPYSGYSRTRLVGSDRCSQQRSPYRIRHSVLLSPSSSTSCGSQHYGDGTPSPRTELLGSPEPNMLGFHGACSPGSALMNGDRFTPLSPPSVLLHGSPSATQPSCAIAGRTNVPVNAKSPNMQKPFYSFPHNNFQHKLQPACHPHPQSHLSLSQLPPSSEMDPLGILDPIPSKAPSQGPLVSNAHSQVPPMNVNIPPTSVPLPSNLPLPTGKSGHVGHGQRVQHHPTPSSVSSSPIVSPVHMAGPVLARMEESPHRSRCSSGSSEHGSFVHPTGLQVPCGGSKPLPRSPRASLGSPRPAMPPSSYKMDKLHHLNDNPNYLPGGMKSSLSRHSNSMCPPAPGSDSVLQRNHSVGMPLNKMLDQQNPASFPASSLLSAAAKAQLVNQNKHPDSAAAAGTEAHSGSGLGHPGLVGGGRGGNLDGHSTLNQRYLPNPGPLASEVQTGRAALRDKLMGMAQQREANRKRKLSNDVSGGGVNNDRAFDVLKHPMGGSGSSSASFPEPLRRMFQQGSLPPNTSMAQLLQSMSHQSAHNGPSHVGHSPARSSKSPFLEEALPHMSALQQSLRGPQLQGRTLVPFFQNMNNEGQISGQGLNTEQFNGPMNVMQDPALAGNVGVLGYGGRQHAAMGSMQDNPNSHQQQQFGHYQKPSQVQCNPHFRGRAGLPPMMSNGSVQALSKSVEVSSSLSCELRQAQEESLQSLIRSSQANTQQQLVQGLGRHSIQSQQLHRFQSQGSHPVAPLPGGAASNPMNSLLQRFQGGLPERIPQPNRAMMSQPGIMSMSQPSAPCLQESHREYQSPQGLHSGGGEVIDPIHREAMGMASKSTSNVITSAGGSSSFAATVVCEPVDLSHAVNSVIHTGPLRSYREPVPEHRHHPKVGRPRKKTPERNNIFSPVAMESPTRFHSPRRGAQRRQWDGEVAAKEQAGLWHDDEPLQLLSLAQGRNGTYPERPKGQAHLGPQDQTPLQVPSGMYAHMNGNGRDHTSGRPRHPSLSPPEGHFTKDSSLFNGHLNSQLDGQLNGHCYNRYYNGHLNGSLSGEEDLRPGDSPSSSEGLQLHHRPRTQTHYPGELLWGQGKGFPPWPGKMGSEGHMYSLGMVNSIQGKVESDNFQRTLTEDLETLHKANKITRNGGKRNNNLEAAIQEAMSELDKMTGNMSQRERQVKTPKPKRRKISR, translated from the exons ATGAACAGAACAAAGAAGTATGAAGGTCTGTGTTCTGAGGGGAAGCCCCCGGCTGAAGTCCCTATAGGTTGGCAGCGGAGGATCACCCACAGCGGGGTTGTCTACATAAG TCCCAGTGGCTCTGTGTTAGCCTGTCTGGAGCAGGTGAAGAGCTACTTGCTGACTGATGGCACCTGCAAGTGTGGCCTGGAGTGTCCTCTCACCGTTCACGAG atATTCAGCTTTGACCCCGGGGCGGCGGTCAAGCATAGGATGGCTGAGGATGCACGAGCCGATACCGATTTCACCAAGCTGTGTATCCACAAGAGGAAGATCATTGCCACGGCGACACTGCACAGGAACATGGAGTCACTGCACCCCTCGCTGGCTCTGGCTAGTCACGGTAGTGGCACTG GTTCGGTGACGGTGGGTCCTATGAGTCATCCAGCAATAAAGAACAATATGTACGATGGTCCACCCAACAAGATGACAATACCTGGTCAACGGTACTATAACCATGAACTGGGTTCTCCTCAGAGAGATCCGTACTCTGGTTACAGCAGGACAAGACTGGTGGGAAGTGATCGCTGTAGCCAACAACGGTCTCCCTATCGTATCCGCCACAGTGTCCTGCtcagcccctcctcctccacctcatgtGGCTCGCAGCATTATGGTGATGGGACTCCCTCCCCAAGGACTGAACTTCTGGGGAGTCCTGAGCCCAACATGCTTGGTTTTCATGGAGCTTGCAGCCCAGGCTCTGCCCTTATGAACGGTGATCGTTTTACACCTCTCTCACCACCTAGTGTTCTGCTCCACGGCTCGCCTTCGGCCACCCAGCCTTCGTGTGCCATAGCAGGAAGGACTAATGTACCTGTCAATGCCAAAAGCCCCAATATGCAGAAGCCCTTCTACAGCTTCCCCCACAACAACTTTCAACATAAGCTCCAGCCTGCATGCCATCCACACCCACAGTCGCACTTGTCCCTgtctcagctccctccctcctctgagaTGGACCCTCTTGGTATCCTGGACCCCATTCCAAGCAAGGCTCCAAGTCAGGGTCCCTTAGTGTCAAATGCCCATTCTCAGGTACCACCAATGAATGTAAACATCCCCCCTACCAGTGTCCCTTTGCCTAGCAACCTGCCTTTACCAACTGGGAAGTCTGGACATGTTGGGCATGGCCAGAGGGTCCAGCACCACCCTACCCCTTCATCGGTCTCGTCCTCGCCTATTGTGTCCCCGGTACATATGGCTGGGCCTGTCCTTGCCAGGATGGAGGAGTCACCCCACCGTTCACGTTGCTCCTCCGGATCTTCTGAACATGGGAGCTTCGTTCACCCCACGGGGCTCCAGGTTCCTTGTGGGGGTTCAAAGCCACTTCCCCGGTCCCCTCGGGCCTCCTTGGGGTCCCCTCGACCTGCAATGCCGCCAAGTTCATATAAGATGGACAAACTCCATCACTTGAACGATAACCCCAATTACCTGCCAGGGGGGATGAAAAGTAGTCTAAGCAGGCATTCCAACTCCATGTGCCCTCCAGCTCCTGGTTCTGATAGTGTCCTTCAAAGGAATCACTCGGTGGGAATGCCCCTTAACAAGATGCTAGATCAGCAGAATCCTGCTTCCTTCCCAGCCAGCAGTCTTCTGTCAGCCGCAGCCAAAGCACAGCTAGTGAATCAAAACAAACATCCCGACAGCGCAGCGGCTGCAGGCACAGAGGCTCACAGTGGCAGCGGTTTGGGACACCCAGGACTGGTTGGTGGAGGCAGAGGTGGGAACCTAGATGGACACAGCACTTTAAACCAGCGATATCTACCTAATCCTGGGCCATTGGCGAGCGAGGTTCAAACCGGAAGAGCAGCATTAAGAGACAAACTTATGGGTATGGCTCAGCAGAGAGAGGCGAATCGCAAGCGGAAACTGTCCAATGATGTCAGCGGTGGTGGCGTCAACAATGACAGGGCTTTCGACGTGCTCAAACATCCAATGGGTGGCTCAGGATCAAGTTCGGCTAGCTTTCCAGAGCCTTTGAGGAGAATGTTTCAGCAGGGTAGCCTGCCCCCAAACACCTCCATGGCCCAGCTACTCCAGTCCATGAGCCACCAGAGTGCCCATAATGGGCCAAGCCACGTGGGCCACAGCCCAGCCCGATCCAGCAAATCTCCCTTCTTGGAGGAAGCTTTGCCTCATATGTCAGCTTTACAGCAGAGCTTGCGGGGGCCTCAGCTCCAGGGCAGAACGTTGGTCCCTTTCTTCCAGAACATGAACAACGAAGGTCAGATTTCAGGCCAAGGTCTAAACACGGAGCAGTTTAACGGGCCAATGAACGTAATGCAGGATCCCGCCTTAGCTGGGAACGTTGGGGTGCTGGGTTACGGTGGTAGACAACATGCAGCCATGGGGTCAATGCAGGACAACCCAAACTCTCACCAGCAGCAGCAGTTTGgacattatcagaaaccatcccAGGTGCAATGCAACCCCCACTtcagaggcagggcaggattgCCTCCCATGATGTCCAATGGCAGTGTCCAAGCCCTCTCTAAGTCAG TTGAGGTCAGTAGTTCTCTGAGCTGTGAGCTGAGGCAGGCCCAAGAGGAGAGTCTCCAGTCTCTCATCAGGAGCAGCCAAGCCAATACACAGCAACAGCTTGTTCAGGGTCTGGGTCGTCACTCCATACAGAGCCAGCAGCTCCACAGGTTCCAGAGCCAGGGCTCCCATCCTGTTGCCCCTCTCCCTGGTGGTGCTGCCTCCAACCCCATGAACAGCCTCCTTCAGAGATTCCAG GGGGGTTTGCCTGAGAGGATTCCACAGCCCAACAGAGCTATGATGAGTCAACCGGGGATTATGTCCATGTCCCAACCCAGTGCCCCTTGCCTCCAGGAGAGTCATCGAGAATACCAGTCTCCTCAGGGCCTTCACAGTGGTGGGGGAGAAGTTATTGATCCTATCCACAGGGAAGCGATGGGCATGGCCAGCAAGAGCACGTCTAATGTCATTACATCAGCGGGTGGTAGCAGTTCCTTCGCTGCTACTGTTGTCTGCGAGCCTGTTGACCTCTCCCATGCGGTCAACTCTGTCATCCACACCGGCCCCCTCCGCTCATATCGGGAGCCAGTGCCGGAGCACCGACACCATCCCAAGGTGGGCCGGCCCCGCAAGAAGACCCCTGAACGGAACAACATCTTCTCCCCCGTTGCCATGGAATCTCCTACAAGATTCCATTCGCCTCGACGTGGAGCCCAGAGAAGACAATGGGACGGAGAGGTGGCGGCCAAGGAGCAGGCTGGTCTGTGGCATGATGACGAGCCCCTCCAACTGCTTTCCTTAGCCCAGGGCAGAAACGGCACCTACCCAGAAAGGCCCAAAGGTCAGGCCCACTTAGGCCCCCAGGATCAAACACCACTGCAAGTCCCCAGTGGTATGTATGCCCATATGAACGGCAACGGTAGGGATCACACCTCGGGAAGACCCAGACACCCCAGCCTGTCCCCACCAGAGGGCCACTTCACCAAGGACTCCAGCCTCTTCAACGGACATCTGAACAGCCAACTCGACGGCCAACTCAACGGGCACTGCTACAACAGGTATTACAATGGGCACCTGAACGGGAGCCTGAGCGGCGAGGAGGACCTGAGGCCTGGGGACTCGCCCTCCTCCAGTGAGGGGCTCCAGCTCCACCACAGGCCAAGAACTCAGACCCACTACCCGGGAGAGCTGCTCTGGGGCCAGGGCAAAGGCTTCCCTCCATGGCCAGGCAAGATGGGGAGCGAGGGGCACATGTACTCCCTTGGGATGGTGAACAGCATACAGGGCAAA GTAGAGTCAGACAATTTCCAGAGGACACTAACAGAGGATCTGGAGACCCTACACAAAGCAAACAAAATAACTAGAAA